From Ictidomys tridecemlineatus isolate mIctTri1 chromosome 2, mIctTri1.hap1, whole genome shotgun sequence, the proteins below share one genomic window:
- the Tctn1 gene encoding tectonic-1, with protein MGPPPGLAPLLLVLQGCWASMSAQDRATSAVTTEDLSSTEPAPAILGPSLSPRTPGAPRTPEASRTPEVPRTPEVPRTPEPSASGPRPTPVTDVAALCVCDLSPAQCDVNCCCDPDCSSMDFSVFSACSVPVVMGDSQFCTQKAAIYSLNFKANPPERVFKLIDQINPSIFCIRVTNYKPALSFINPEVPDENNFDRLMKTSTGFTLNAESDVSFSTKLDAPSATKYEYGAQLRTSNDSSAPFLRLPSPLMSSLCTDDNPAAFLVNQAVTCTRRMDLEQCEEIEALSMARYSSPTILRAPNSGKKVFITIQSIVIQSLNKTLTRLEHTDMLRPTLVGSGQEKICIHVVFEVKYSLTYTEKGEIMKAAVSFLLGTVSSAVIPLQQKFEIHFTQQDTKPVPLSGNPGYVVGLPVAAGFQPQKGSGIIQTTNRYGQLTILRSSAEQDCLAVEGTRIPVLFGYNMQSGCKLRLTSALPCRLVAQKVKDLLKGQGFPDYVAPFGNSQAQDALDWVPVHFATLSSNVKDSCQLPVALVIEVKWTKYGSLLNPQARIVNVTANLISSSFPETSAGNERTVLISTVVTFAAVSAPAEPGFRARPAINARLPFNFFFPFA; from the exons ATGGGGCCGCCGCCGGGCCTCGCGCCACTCCTGCTGGtcctccagggctgctgggccTCGATGAGCGCCCAGGACAGGGCCACCTCGGCGGTGACTACTGAGGACCTCAGCTCCACCGAGCCAGCCCCAGCCATTCTTGGACCCTCTCTGTCGCCTAGGACCCCGGGGGCCCCCAGAACCCCGGAGGCCTCCAGAACCCCGGAGGTCCCCAGAACCCCGGAGGTCCCCAGAACCCCGGAGCCCTCCGCCTCCGGCCCCAGGCCCACCCCGGTTACGGACG TTGCTGCTCTGTGTGTCTGTGACTTGTCCCCAGCACAGTGTGATGTCAACTGCTGTTGTGATCCTGATTGCAGCTCCATGGATTTCAGTGTCTTTTCTGCCTGCTCAGTTCCAGTTGTCAT gggTGATAGCCAGTTTTGTACTCAAAAAGCAGCCATCTATTCATTGAATTTTAAAGCAAACCCACCTGAAAGGGTATTTAAACTCATTGACCAGATCAATCCATCTATTTTCTGCATTCGCGTTACAAACT ATAAACCTGCATTATCCTTTATTAATCCAGAAGTGCCTGATGAAAACAATTTTGACAGATTGATGAAAACATCAACTGGTTTTACATTGAATGCAGAATCAGATGTTTCTTTTTCAACCAAATTGGATGCTCCAAGTGCTACTAAATATGAG TATGGGGCTCAGCTGCGGACTTCAAATGACTCTTCAGCTCCATTTTTGAGATTGCCTTCACCACTGATGTCATCCCTGTGCACTGATGATAACCCTGCAG CATTTCTGGTGAACCAGGCTGTTACATGCACCAGAAGGATGGATTTAGAACAGTGTGAAGAAATTGAAGCCCTTAGCATGGCTCGTTACAGCAGCCCTACAATTTTGAGG GCGCCTAATTCAGGAAAAAAG GTCTTTATCACTATCCAATCCATTGTcatccagtctctaaataaaacactgacCCGACTGGAACACACTGACATGCTTCGGCCGACTCTCGTGGGCTCTGGGCAGGAGAAGATCTGCATTCACGTTGTTTTCGAG GTAAAGTACAGCCTCACATACACAGAGAAAGGTGAGATCATGAAAGCCGCTGTCTCATTCCTTCTGGGGACAGTGAGCAGTGCAGTGATTCCCCtgcagcagaagtttgagattcaCTTTACTCAG CAAGATACAAAGCCGGTTCCTCTCAGTGGAAACCCTGGTTATGTTGTGGGGCTCCCGGTAGCTGCTGGGTTTCAGCCTCAGAAAGG GTCCGGGATCATTCAGACAACAAATAGATATGGACAACTCACGATCCTCCGCAGCTCGGCTGAGCAGGACTGCTTAGCTGTCGAGGGGACCCGGATCCCAGTGTTGTTTGGCTACAACATGCAGTCTGGTTGCAAGCTACG ACTGACCAGCGCCCTCCCATGTCGGTTAGTGGCACAGAAGGTCAAGGACCTGCTGAAGGGCCAGGGCTTCCCAGATTATGTGGCCCCATTTGGAAATTCCCAGGCCCAGGATGCGCTGGACTGGGTGCCCGTCCACTTCGCCACCCTGTCATCCAACGTGAAG GATTCCTGCCAGCTTCCAGTGGCTTTGGTTATAGAGGTGAAGTGGACTAAGTACGGGTCCCTCCTGAACCCACAGGCCAGAATAGTCAATGTAACTGCAAatctcatctcctcctcctttcctgag ACCAGCGCCGGAAATGAAAGGACGGTTCTCATTTCCACTGTGGTTACTTTTGCGGCTGTGTCTGCACCTGCAGAGCCGGGCTTCAGAGCGCGGCCAGCCATCAACGCCAGGCTGCCCTTTAACTTCTTCTTCCCATTTGCTTGA